The Rhodothermales bacterium sequence GTGGCGGATATCGCCCCGGCAAACGAGCAGGTAAACCTGGGATACGGCTACCAGTGGTGGGTGCCGGATCAGGAGAACGGTCGCGCAACCGTATTTGCCGGAAACGGATATGGTGGCCAGTTTGTACTGGTCGCCCCGGACTACGACATCGTGGCGGTTTTTAACGCGTGGGATATCGACGCCCCCCGCACCACCTGGCGGTTACTGCAAGATCGGATTTTGCCGTCGACGCGCCGCTGACGTGTTGCCTCCGAGCTTACGGTCCCGGATGCAAAACCGTCAATTACTTATTCGCCTTCAACTTCGGCGCTGACAGCGGCCGCGGCCGAGTCAACTACCGTCGCCATCGAATCGGGCACGGCCAACAGGGAATCCGTGGTCGAGGTCAACGAATCGATAACAGTCGTCATCATTTCGGAGGCCGGTACGGCAACCGATTCGGTCGCGTGCGGGGCGTCATGCTGTTCAGCGCTTCCACCGCAGGCGGAAAGAACAAGAGCGAGGGTAAGTATCGTCAGGAAATTGCTTTTCATGTCTTCGTGTTGTGTGATAAAAGCGTGGGGTAACAGCTGTTAAAGTCATTGCGAGCCACAGAGTTGCCGAAATAACACAACAAGATTTGTCGAACGAGCCCCACAAGCCGTATTACCGGGCGATGATCGGGAGCCGGATGTGCGACGGGTACGCGGCCGAGGAATGAACCGTATTCCGGGCCTCCACTCCCTCTACCTCATCATAATTGTTGCCGCCCGTATTCAGGTTGCGCATGAAACGCGGGAAGTTGCTGCTTGAGATCTCGATCCGAATACGGTGCCCCGGGTTGAAGTAATTGCTGGTCGTGAGGGGTCCCACCTCGAGCGGATACACCTCGCCGGCTTCCATAAACACCTCGCGGTCGTACCCCTCGCGGTACCGCACGCGCTGGATGGTTTCATCCAGGTTGTACGCCTTCCCATCCGGATATACATCCAGCAGCTTCACGGTAAAGTCGGTGTCCCGGGCGTCGGACGAGACGTAGAGGGTCAAGTCGATCGAGCCGGACACCTCGACGCCTTCCGCGAAAGGTTCGGTGGTATAGACGAGCACATCCTGCCGGGCCTCTATCTTTCGCTGGTCGAACGACCCGCCCTGGATCGCGTTGCCGGTGCAGCACACGTTGCCGCCATAGGAGGGCACGGGGTTCATGGGATCGTAGACGAACGTGTCCGGCCGGTCGCCGCGCGCCGGCGGGCGGGTCGTGGTCAGCCGGCCGTCTCCGTACAGGCTGTTCGCCGCACCTCCGCTTTCCAGATAATAGGTCGCGACGGTCGCCTCTGGCGGAGGCCAGGCCTCGGCGGTATTCCACACGTTGCTGCCCATCGTGAAGTACTTCACCCGCGGCATGGCCGCGCGTTGGCCGGCATCCTCCCCCTTCAGCCAGAGGTCGAACCAGCCGTACGTGAGCGCGTCGTAATCGAGCCGCGCATCCCCCATGCTCCGCTCGCCGACGATGGTGTTTTCGGTTGCCCGTTTGAAGCCGCAATGCAGCGTCGGGGCGATCACCAGGTACTGGTTGTCGGCAATCTCCGGCGCGGCTGTCTGGCGGACGTGGTTAAACAGGGCGATATTGGGCCCGGTGGACACATCGTACCACGAGGCAAACCACATGGTGGGCTTATTAAACGGCATGTCGTCGTGGTAGAGCCCGCCGGCGTACCAGGCCGGGTCGTTCGGCTTACGCCGGATCATGTCTTCGTAGACACCCACCGGGCCATCGACGCTTTTGATGAGATCCATCACGGGGAGGTGGTAAAACGCCTTGGACCAGTCGACTTCCGGCCGCTCCGGCGCCAGGTCGAACGAGCGGGAGATCCGGATCAGATCCTCCTGGGAGACGT is a genomic window containing:
- a CDS encoding CocE/NonD family hydrolase — its product is MKSSIRCLAGWILAGLLLIPAARAQDNPRAELEAIAVIDQKVMMPMRDGVRLATDIYRPKSGGPVPVIFSRTPYNFNSWRDGEENAGTYRAALDAVKRGYAYVVQNERGRFFSEGEWDILGTPLTDGDDAFTWMAGQPWSNGKVGAIGCSSTAEWQMAVASQDHPALAAMVAQGYGAGVGRIGDWYEQGNWYRGGAEQMLFFSWLYGVQNDVARPSFEADVSQEDLIRISRSFDLAPERPEVDWSKAFYHLPVMDLIKSVDGPVGVYEDMIRRKPNDPAWYAGGLYHDDMPFNKPTMWFASWYDVSTGPNIALFNHVRQTAAPEIADNQYLVIAPTLHCGFKRATENTIVGERSMGDARLDYDALTYGWFDLWLKGEDAGQRAAMPRVKYFTMGSNVWNTAEAWPPPEATVATYYLESGGAANSLYGDGRLTTTRPPARGDRPDTFVYDPMNPVPSYGGNVCCTGNAIQGGSFDQRKIEARQDVLVYTTEPFAEGVEVSGSIDLTLYVSSDARDTDFTVKLLDVYPDGKAYNLDETIQRVRYREGYDREVFMEAGEVYPLEVGPLTTSNYFNPGHRIRIEISSSNFPRFMRNLNTGGNNYDEVEGVEARNTVHSSAAYPSHIRLPIIAR